The following are encoded together in the Terriglobales bacterium genome:
- a CDS encoding GNAT family N-acetyltransferase: MNASKQARAPVVVVAMVASDWPDVSAVYLEGIRTGNATFETLAPTWEQWDRTHLPAGRLVARNGRSIAGWSALSRVSQRSCYAGVAEMSVYVATWARGQGVGDALMKAAIVASEAAGIWTVQGTIFPENKASLKLCEANGFRVVGHREKIGKRDGKWRDTVLVERRSKVVGREA; the protein is encoded by the coding sequence ATGAATGCATCGAAGCAAGCCCGGGCGCCGGTCGTCGTAGTTGCCATGGTGGCGAGCGATTGGCCGGACGTGTCGGCTGTTTACCTGGAGGGAATCCGAACCGGGAACGCGACGTTTGAGACCCTGGCGCCGACCTGGGAACAGTGGGACCGCACCCACCTGCCGGCCGGGCGGTTGGTGGCGCGCAACGGGCGAAGCATTGCCGGATGGTCGGCGCTGAGCCGGGTATCGCAGCGCTCCTGCTATGCCGGCGTGGCCGAGATGAGCGTGTACGTGGCGACATGGGCGCGCGGGCAGGGAGTGGGCGATGCACTGATGAAGGCGGCGATCGTGGCTTCCGAGGCCGCGGGCATTTGGACAGTGCAAGGCACCATTTTCCCGGAGAACAAGGCCAGTCTGAAATTGTGCGAGGCGAACGGCTTTCGTGTGGTAGGACATCGCGAGAAGATCGGCAAGCGCGACGGCAAGTGGCGTGACACCGTGCTGGTGGAGCGGAGGAGCAAGGTAGTGGGCAGGGAAGCGTGA